The following are from one region of the Arthrobacter sp. TMP15 genome:
- a CDS encoding DUF4439 domain-containing protein, producing the protein MISAPPPTAGTQAGSSKRKTPRRASAPAGAPASSAAEHALLIVNADGQVTSTTPPVEVGDNDTSTAPEVNVEVGDNDTSTAPEFASEALSATAEIAKPALPTDPNEAGNWPAPDSDTHTAADTDTDTDTTDVIADAEHTPEHTTAAEPDADSTKDAHPEAIDAPEAINAPEEVEATEEVEATEATVSAATADTLPLSRRERRLAEQKLESGLTPSKRSAYLEESPDSVAGKEPTLGIGSEPEEGLAKKIKPVKKRNSFVAFLRGLFFLLVISALVLGIGTVLSSSEDAAVGPSQTEENRQMAWDKTSALLAQTTVLSQTTPDSKVQETLNQAAKELKTQAAALGDGRPSDNAVPASPVTTAATLSIAELALSFSTNGDQLLSNSLTADQAMGRVFAAVGTSQLLQGQRLSAIDGSHPPASAFLPARIDFPGPQGPECKTTLEPRAGVTLDSALGAAALGEQKAIYAYQVATTRFAEPQFSQSMDLLSRHQAKLEVLNAELHVRCLPVVTPVAGFNLAPTFTTTPKKALAQLETELSGAYADLTALSTALSADSVAAADPSSTTTATKPPSNTTTLREIAVTWLLDSAQTHVFWGGSTGALAGIQQEQTTPTSAVP; encoded by the coding sequence ATGATTTCCGCGCCGCCGCCGACGGCTGGCACGCAAGCGGGCAGCAGCAAGCGCAAGACCCCTCGCCGAGCGAGCGCTCCAGCGGGTGCTCCAGCATCAAGCGCCGCAGAGCACGCGCTTCTGATAGTGAATGCAGATGGCCAGGTCACCTCAACCACTCCCCCTGTTGAGGTTGGAGATAATGACACCTCAACCGCACCGGAAGTAAACGTTGAGGTTGGAGATAATGACACCTCAACCGCACCGGAATTTGCCTCCGAGGCCCTGTCTGCCACGGCAGAAATTGCCAAACCGGCTCTGCCGACTGATCCGAACGAAGCAGGCAACTGGCCCGCACCAGATTCTGATACTCATACTGCGGCTGATACTGATACTGATACTGATACCACGGATGTTATCGCTGACGCCGAACACACGCCCGAGCACACAACCGCCGCGGAGCCTGATGCAGACTCCACCAAGGATGCCCATCCTGAGGCGATTGATGCGCCTGAAGCGATTAACGCGCCCGAGGAGGTTGAAGCAACAGAGGAGGTTGAGGCAACAGAAGCCACAGTCAGTGCGGCAACAGCCGACACACTCCCTTTGTCCCGGCGTGAAAGACGGCTGGCCGAGCAAAAGCTCGAATCCGGGCTCACACCCAGTAAACGCTCCGCTTACTTAGAAGAGTCGCCAGACTCAGTTGCTGGCAAGGAGCCAACTCTGGGGATCGGCTCCGAACCAGAAGAAGGTCTGGCCAAAAAGATCAAGCCAGTCAAGAAACGCAATAGCTTCGTTGCTTTCCTGCGCGGGCTGTTCTTCCTCCTGGTCATTTCTGCGTTGGTGCTTGGTATTGGAACTGTGCTTTCAAGTAGCGAGGATGCCGCTGTTGGCCCATCACAAACTGAAGAAAACCGGCAAATGGCATGGGATAAAACCTCTGCGCTGCTAGCCCAGACGACAGTCCTAAGTCAGACAACCCCTGACTCGAAGGTCCAGGAAACGCTCAACCAGGCTGCCAAGGAGCTCAAAACTCAAGCTGCAGCGCTGGGCGACGGCCGGCCCTCGGATAATGCTGTTCCCGCATCTCCAGTGACCACCGCGGCCACGTTGTCTATCGCCGAGCTCGCACTCTCATTCAGCACTAATGGGGATCAATTGTTGAGCAATTCGTTGACCGCCGATCAAGCCATGGGAAGGGTCTTTGCCGCAGTGGGAACAAGCCAACTTCTTCAAGGTCAAAGACTCAGCGCTATCGATGGGAGCCACCCTCCTGCGTCGGCCTTCCTACCAGCACGGATCGATTTCCCTGGCCCGCAGGGTCCAGAATGCAAAACAACTTTAGAGCCGCGCGCGGGAGTAACCCTCGATTCGGCACTTGGCGCTGCCGCACTCGGCGAGCAAAAGGCCATCTATGCGTATCAAGTGGCCACCACACGCTTTGCTGAACCACAGTTCAGTCAATCCATGGATCTGTTGTCACGGCATCAGGCAAAGCTGGAGGTGCTTAATGCAGAACTTCACGTGAGGTGTTTGCCTGTAGTAACCCCTGTTGCGGGATTTAATCTTGCCCCGACATTCACAACGACACCCAAGAAGGCGCTGGCTCAGCTGGAAACAGAGCTGAGCGGTGCTTACGCGGACCTTACCGCCCTGAGCACCGCCCTCAGTGCGGATTCAGTGGCCGCTGCAGATCCATCGTCAACAACCACCGCCACGAAGCCACCGTCGAATACGACGACTCTGCGTGAGATTGCTGTGACGTGGCTGCTGGACTCTGCGCAGACACACGTGTTCTGGGGTGGATCTACCGGAGCCCTGGCTGGAATCCAGCAGGAACAAACGACGCCAACTTCAGCTGTCCCATAG